From Anopheles arabiensis isolate DONGOLA chromosome 3, AaraD3, whole genome shotgun sequence, a single genomic window includes:
- the LOC120905060 gene encoding uncharacterized protein LOC120905060, with protein MVVVTKPALKKVEKSILPLVHPHPDAAPTAPADDGNNSTASNIILLRRGRQLKPATAAILLLVALLGFSMGTIGGLFYYRQYAQARNHMRYHGFCKIPYDASNFESLYRSMNADRDTELLRQFRIFEMPRALNQDASGSDDSQSNENGASNSDNGNNADEFFREEFELGLSDEENYSKIDVPVFRGQRPARFLHDFTFNQSGIIDSVARRCFIMPLDRETVLPPQSLRDLVMKMQLGYYNIDTSVLKKTMRVVTPELTDFTDVSPRITKECVDMKIYQLEKVVTGVYKRSTDIQERAKFAEFGGNHISLIDIANLDELN; from the exons GACGATGGCAACAATTCGACCGCCTCGAACATCATTCTGCTGCGCCGCGGCCGCCAGCTGAAGCCGGCCACCGCCGCCatcctgctgctggttgccCTGCTCGGCTTCTCGATGGGCACGATTGGCGGCCTGTTCTACTATCGGCAGTACGCGCAGGCCCGCAACCACATGCGCTACCACGGCTTCTGCAAGATCCCGTACGATGCGAGCAACTTCGAGTCGCTGTACCGCTCGATGAATGCCGATCGCGATACCGAGCTGCTGCGCCAGTTCCGCATCTTCGAGATGCCGCGTGCGCTGAACCAGGACGCCTCCGGCTCGGACGATTCGCAGTCGAACGAGAACGGCGCCAGCAACAGCGACAACGGCAACAACGCGGACGAGTTCTTCCGCGAGGAGTTTGAGCTGGGCCTGTCCGACGAGGAGAACTACTCGAAGATCGATGTGCCGGTGTTCCGCGGCCAGCGGCCGGCCCGCTTCCTGCACGACTTCACCTTCAACCAGTCGGGCATCATCGATAGTGTGGCGCGCCGCTGCTTCATCATGCCGCTCGATCGTGAAACGGTGCTGCCCCCGCAGTCACTGCGCGATCTGGTGATGAAGATGCAGCTCGGCTACTACAACATCGACACGAGCGTGCTGAAGAAGACGATGCGCGTGGTGACGCCCGAGCTGACCGACTTTACCGACGTGTCACCCCGCATCACCAAGGAGTGCGTGGACATGAAGATCTACCAGCTGGAGAAGGTCGTCACTGGTG TGTACAAGCGTTCCACCGACATTCAGGAGCGTGCCAAGTTTGCCGAGTTCGGCGGTAACCACATCTCGCTCATCGACATCGCCAACCTGGACGAGCTGAACTAG